Proteins encoded in a region of the Brevundimonas vesicularis genome:
- the hisF gene encoding imidazole glycerol phosphate synthase subunit HisF — protein sequence MTARRIIPCLDVKDGRVVKGVKFVGHTDMGDAAVLAARYRDAGADELVFYDITASPEGRTLDYGWIKDIARLLDIPFCVAGGIRSVDQAARCLDHGADKVSINSPALERPELIADMAARLGSQCVVVGVDSRFEDGDWVVHKYTGDPDARRHAGKRTLDWLDEAQSLGAGEIVLNCIDQDGVRRGYDIEQLSAARARLTIPLIASGGAGAAEHFKAVFEQADVSGALAASVFHTGAIAIPDLKQYLADEGLEMRL from the coding sequence GTGACGGCGCGGCGGATCATTCCCTGCCTGGACGTGAAGGACGGCCGGGTGGTCAAGGGCGTGAAATTCGTCGGCCATACGGACATGGGCGACGCGGCGGTGCTGGCCGCCCGCTATCGCGATGCGGGCGCCGACGAACTCGTTTTCTACGACATCACCGCCAGTCCCGAGGGGCGGACGCTGGACTACGGTTGGATCAAGGACATCGCCCGACTGCTGGACATTCCGTTCTGCGTCGCCGGCGGCATTCGCAGCGTGGATCAGGCGGCGCGCTGTCTGGACCACGGAGCGGACAAGGTCTCGATCAACTCCCCGGCCTTGGAACGGCCCGAACTGATCGCGGACATGGCGGCGCGGCTGGGCAGCCAATGCGTCGTCGTCGGCGTCGATAGCCGGTTCGAAGACGGCGATTGGGTGGTCCACAAATATACCGGCGACCCCGATGCACGCCGTCATGCCGGCAAACGCACCTTGGACTGGCTGGACGAGGCGCAGAGCCTGGGCGCCGGAGAGATCGTGCTGAACTGCATCGATCAGGACGGCGTTCGGCGCGGCTATGACATCGAGCAACTGTCCGCCGCGCGGGCACGTCTGACCATTCCCCTGATCGCCTCGGGCGGCGCCGGCGCGGCCGAGCATTTCAAGGCTGTGTTCGAGCAGGCCGACGTCTCCGGCGCCCTGGCCGCCAGCGTCTTCCACACCGGCGCCATCGCCATTCCGGACCTGAAACAATACCTGGCCGACGAAGGCCTGGAGATGAGACTGTGA
- the zwf gene encoding glucose-6-phosphate dehydrogenase, whose protein sequence is MAALILFGGGGDLAMRMLLPSLYFLEHDGLLPDGLKIIGAARSEESADDYIAKVHEAVKARAEADKVWDEASWSRMKARLDYLAVDATSPESLKPLKDKVGDGEVTSFLAVSPSLYARIVTAMKAAGLAEKNCRIVLEKPVGRDLKSFLEIDDAVAHAFSENQVFRIDHYLGKETVQNLIALRFGNTIFEPLWNNLSIDHVQITIGETVGVGDRWPYYDEYGALRDMLQNHMLQLLCLVAMETPSDLDPDSVRNEKVKVLRSLRPVTVDEVERVTVRGQYVAGVSEGKAAKGYDEERGQPSDTETFVAVRADIDNWRWAGVPFFMRTGKRLPEKRTEIVIQFKPVPHSIFDRDDRGEVQANRMIIELQPEEDISLTVMNKRPGLDQRMQLQPIKMSLSWGVDGKSAAPPRRRIAYERLLLDAMAGDSTLFVRRDEAEQAWKWVDEVSEAWAESGLKPDDYVAGTWGPDSADMLMARTGRDWNTTDV, encoded by the coding sequence ATGGCGGCTCTCATTCTGTTTGGCGGCGGCGGCGATCTGGCGATGCGCATGCTTCTGCCGTCGCTCTATTTCCTCGAACACGACGGCCTGCTGCCCGACGGTCTGAAGATCATCGGCGCCGCGCGTTCCGAAGAGAGCGCCGACGACTATATCGCCAAGGTGCACGAGGCGGTGAAGGCGCGCGCCGAGGCGGACAAGGTCTGGGACGAAGCCAGCTGGTCGCGGATGAAGGCCCGCCTGGACTATCTGGCGGTCGACGCCACCTCGCCCGAAAGCCTCAAGCCGCTGAAGGACAAGGTCGGCGACGGCGAGGTCACCTCCTTCCTGGCCGTATCCCCCTCGCTCTATGCCCGCATCGTCACGGCGATGAAGGCGGCGGGTCTAGCGGAAAAGAACTGCCGCATCGTGCTGGAAAAGCCGGTTGGGCGCGACCTGAAGTCCTTCCTCGAAATCGACGACGCCGTGGCCCACGCCTTCAGCGAGAACCAGGTCTTCCGCATCGACCACTATCTGGGCAAGGAGACGGTCCAGAACCTGATCGCCCTGCGGTTCGGCAACACGATCTTCGAACCGTTGTGGAACAACCTGTCCATCGACCACGTGCAGATCACGATCGGCGAGACGGTGGGGGTCGGCGATCGCTGGCCCTACTATGATGAATACGGCGCCTTGCGCGACATGCTGCAGAACCACATGCTGCAGTTGCTGTGCTTGGTGGCGATGGAGACGCCCAGCGACCTGGACCCCGACTCGGTGCGCAACGAGAAGGTCAAGGTGCTGCGGTCCCTGCGTCCCGTCACGGTGGACGAGGTCGAGCGCGTGACCGTGCGGGGTCAGTATGTGGCGGGCGTCTCGGAGGGCAAGGCGGCCAAGGGCTATGACGAGGAGCGCGGTCAGCCGTCGGACACCGAAACCTTCGTCGCCGTTCGCGCCGACATCGACAACTGGCGCTGGGCCGGCGTGCCCTTCTTCATGCGGACCGGAAAGCGCCTGCCCGAGAAGCGCACCGAGATCGTCATCCAGTTCAAGCCGGTGCCCCACTCGATCTTCGATCGCGACGACCGTGGCGAGGTTCAGGCCAACCGCATGATCATCGAGTTGCAGCCCGAGGAAGACATCTCTCTGACGGTGATGAACAAGCGGCCCGGCCTGGATCAGCGCATGCAGTTGCAGCCGATCAAGATGAGCCTGTCGTGGGGGGTGGACGGCAAGTCCGCCGCCCCGCCGCGCCGCCGCATCGCCTATGAGCGTCTGCTTCTGGATGCGATGGCCGGAGACTCGACGCTGTTCGTGCGCCGCGACGAGGCCGAGCAGGCCTGGAAATGGGTGGACGAGGTGTCTGAGGCCTGGGCCGAATCCGGTCTGAAGCCCGACGACTACGTCGCCGGAACCTGGGGTCCCGACAGCGCGGACATGCTGATGGCCCGCACCGGCCGCGACTGGAATACGACCGATGTCTGA
- the edd gene encoding phosphogluconate dehydratase, which produces MALHPTVAAVTARIVEKSRETRADYIRRMDAARDSGAGRAKLSCANWAHAFAGQTIADKLTAMDGSKPNLGIVTAYNDMLSAHQPFERFPDVVRKAVREVGATAQVAGGTPAMCDGVTQGRPGMELSLFSRDLIAMSAGIALTHDAFDAGLMLGVCDKIVPGLFMGALAFGHLPVVFAPAGPMPSGIPNAEKARVRAEYAQNKVDRQTLLESEIGSYHSPGTCTFYGTANSNQMMMELGGLHMPSTAFVHPDTGLRDALTAAAAKRAVELARSGECRMADVIDEKSIVNMIVALLATGGSTNHAIHLVAMARSAGVLIDWTDMDELSSVTPLLARVYPNGSADVNAFQAAGGVAFIARELAMAGNIHTDVTTIMGQGIQAYFQEPSMVDGELVWRDGVQESLDLDILRPASNPFDKEGGLRLVQGDLGRAVIKISAVKPENRIVEAPAAVFETQEDALQAFRDGKLFRDVVVVLRFQGPKANGMPELHSLSPALSVIQDKGFKVAFVTDGRMSGASGKTPAAIHVSPEALAGGPLAHVQDGDIIRLDAEAGVLTTVGVPDLTARPLAARSAANAEGSSWGYGRELFGAFRHVVTTAEQGATVCFALPTGSRGNDDTPPNPNFVDRTVDA; this is translated from the coding sequence ATGGCGCTTCATCCTACGGTCGCCGCGGTCACCGCCCGCATCGTCGAAAAAAGCCGCGAGACCCGCGCCGACTACATCCGTCGCATGGACGCGGCGCGCGACAGCGGCGCCGGCCGCGCCAAGCTGAGCTGCGCCAACTGGGCCCACGCCTTTGCGGGCCAGACCATCGCCGACAAGCTGACGGCGATGGACGGGTCCAAGCCCAACCTGGGCATCGTCACCGCCTATAACGACATGCTGTCGGCCCACCAGCCGTTCGAACGCTTTCCCGACGTGGTGCGCAAGGCCGTGCGCGAGGTCGGCGCCACGGCCCAGGTCGCGGGCGGCACGCCCGCCATGTGCGATGGCGTCACCCAGGGTCGTCCCGGCATGGAGCTGTCGCTGTTCAGCCGCGACCTGATCGCCATGTCGGCGGGCATCGCCCTGACCCACGACGCCTTCGACGCCGGTCTGATGCTGGGCGTGTGCGACAAGATCGTTCCGGGCCTGTTCATGGGCGCCCTGGCCTTCGGCCATCTGCCGGTCGTCTTCGCACCCGCAGGCCCGATGCCATCGGGCATTCCGAACGCGGAAAAGGCCCGGGTCCGGGCCGAATATGCGCAGAACAAGGTCGATCGTCAGACCCTGCTGGAAAGTGAGATCGGCAGCTATCACTCGCCCGGCACCTGCACCTTCTACGGCACCGCCAACTCCAATCAGATGATGATGGAGCTGGGCGGACTGCACATGCCCTCCACCGCCTTCGTCCATCCCGACACCGGCTTGCGCGACGCCCTGACGGCGGCGGCGGCGAAACGGGCGGTCGAACTGGCCCGCAGCGGCGAGTGCCGCATGGCCGACGTCATCGACGAGAAGTCCATCGTCAACATGATCGTGGCCCTGCTGGCCACCGGCGGCTCGACCAATCACGCCATCCACCTGGTCGCCATGGCGCGGTCGGCGGGGGTTCTGATCGACTGGACCGACATGGACGAGCTGTCGTCGGTCACGCCGCTGTTGGCGCGGGTCTATCCCAACGGCTCGGCGGATGTGAACGCCTTCCAGGCCGCCGGCGGCGTCGCCTTCATCGCGCGTGAGCTGGCGATGGCGGGCAATATCCACACCGACGTCACGACCATCATGGGTCAGGGCATCCAGGCCTATTTCCAGGAACCGTCGATGGTGGACGGCGAGCTGGTCTGGCGCGATGGGGTCCAGGAAAGTCTTGATCTCGATATCCTGCGCCCGGCGTCCAATCCCTTCGACAAGGAGGGGGGGTTGCGTCTGGTTCAGGGTGACCTGGGTCGTGCGGTCATCAAGATCTCCGCCGTCAAACCCGAGAACCGCATCGTCGAGGCGCCCGCCGCCGTGTTCGAAACCCAGGAAGATGCGCTCCAGGCCTTCCGAGACGGCAAGCTGTTCCGCGACGTCGTCGTGGTCCTGCGCTTCCAGGGACCCAAGGCGAACGGCATGCCGGAACTGCACAGCCTGTCGCCGGCCCTGTCGGTCATTCAGGACAAGGGGTTCAAGGTCGCCTTCGTCACCGACGGCCGCATGTCGGGCGCCAGCGGCAAGACGCCCGCCGCCATCCACGTCAGCCCGGAGGCCCTGGCCGGCGGTCCGCTGGCCCATGTTCAGGACGGCGACATCATCCGCCTGGACGCCGAAGCTGGCGTTCTGACCACCGTCGGCGTTCCCGACCTGACCGCCCGTCCGCTGGCCGCCCGGTCCGCCGCCAACGCCGAGGGTTCGTCCTGGGGCTATGGCCGTGAACTGTTCGGCGCCTTCCGCCATGTGGTCACGACGGCCGAACAGGGGGCGACGGTCTGTTTCGCCCTGCCGACCGGTTCGCGCGGCAACGACGACACCCCGCCCAATCCCAACTTCGTCGATCGGACTGTGGACGCCTGA
- the pgl gene encoding 6-phosphogluconolactonase: protein MSETPTIEAFASVEAWAEAISARLAETLGAAVRDHGQALFAGPGGSTPAPVYRRLAATDLDWSKIAVTLVDERYVPETSPESNARLIRYVLLQDKAATARFIPLYTPEVTVDRAAIVAAKALADAGGRFDAVLLGMGEDGHICSMFPESPTLKTLLTPTLKPTVLGVPHGRDGMAPTIERLSINLPYLMSAGRVILGLKGAAKRRVFEEQAQGDPKIQPIAALIAAGVPLEVLWTEEG, encoded by the coding sequence ATGTCTGAGACCCCAACCATCGAAGCCTTCGCCTCCGTCGAGGCCTGGGCCGAAGCCATCTCGGCGCGTCTGGCCGAAACTCTTGGCGCGGCCGTCCGCGACCATGGCCAGGCCCTGTTCGCCGGTCCGGGCGGTTCGACGCCCGCGCCCGTCTATCGCCGCCTGGCGGCGACAGATTTGGACTGGTCGAAAATCGCCGTGACCCTGGTGGACGAGCGGTATGTGCCCGAGACATCGCCTGAATCGAACGCCCGGCTCATTCGCTACGTGCTTCTTCAGGACAAGGCGGCGACGGCGCGCTTTATCCCGCTCTATACGCCCGAGGTCACCGTGGACCGTGCGGCCATCGTGGCGGCCAAGGCCCTGGCCGATGCCGGCGGGCGGTTCGATGCGGTGCTGCTAGGCATGGGTGAGGACGGCCATATCTGCTCCATGTTCCCCGAAAGCCCGACGCTGAAGACCTTGCTGACGCCGACGCTGAAGCCCACGGTGCTGGGCGTGCCGCATGGGCGCGACGGCATGGCGCCGACGATCGAACGGCTGTCGATCAATCTGCCCTATCTGATGTCGGCGGGCCGGGTGATCCTGGGCCTGAAGGGCGCCGCCAAGCGTCGCGTCTTCGAAGAACAGGCTCAGGGCGATCCAAAGATTCAGCCCATCGCCGCCCTGATCGCCGCCGGCGTTCCCCTTGAAGTTTTGTGGACGGAGGAAGGCTGA
- the hisIE gene encoding bifunctional phosphoribosyl-AMP cyclohydrolase/phosphoribosyl-ATP diphosphatase HisIE, translated as MIDPNTIDFAKGAGLVPVVVQDAATLQVLTLAYMDRAALDETIASGEATFFSRSRGGRWRKGETSGDRLYVVSITADCDADAIVLGVRPVGNACHLNRTSCFGEADAPGLGRIARLERTIAERAAADPSESWTARLIAQGPKRIAQKVGEEGVETALAGVAGPDEELASEAADLIYHLLVLLHARNMVFQDVLDVLASRAEAAKDSG; from the coding sequence GTGATCGACCCGAACACCATCGACTTTGCCAAGGGCGCCGGATTGGTCCCCGTCGTGGTGCAGGACGCCGCCACGCTGCAGGTCCTGACCCTGGCCTATATGGATCGCGCTGCGCTGGACGAGACGATCGCATCCGGCGAGGCCACCTTCTTCTCGCGCTCGCGCGGGGGGCGTTGGAGGAAGGGCGAGACCTCGGGCGACCGGCTTTACGTCGTCTCCATCACGGCCGACTGCGACGCCGACGCCATCGTGCTGGGCGTCAGGCCGGTCGGAAACGCCTGCCACCTGAACCGGACGAGCTGTTTCGGCGAGGCCGACGCGCCGGGCTTGGGTCGGATCGCCCGGCTGGAGCGAACCATCGCCGAACGGGCCGCGGCCGACCCGTCCGAAAGCTGGACCGCCCGACTGATTGCACAGGGGCCCAAACGCATCGCCCAGAAGGTTGGTGAGGAGGGCGTGGAGACCGCTCTGGCCGGCGTCGCCGGCCCGGACGAGGAACTCGCCAGCGAGGCTGCGGATTTGATCTACCACCTGCTCGTTCTTCTCCATGCCCGTAACATGGTGTTTCAGGACGTGCTGGACGTGTTGGCCTCGCGAGCGGAAGCGGCCAAAGACAGCGGCTAG
- the glk gene encoding glucokinase — translation MNDKTLLVGDVGGTNARFAVARMVDGKPVLDHHESFPAETYPTFLEGVAAFIDGCEVKPTGGVIAVAGPVTDGAIDLTNSPWQVSEAELQTLGLKPVKLINDFEALAWGAPIVPEDQLESLGGPVDGDPHCTVAVLGPGTGFGVSALVRDAAGKEMAMPSEGGHACFPPGDPVEDEILRILRRRYDRVSIERLICGPGLLNMHRALAEIDGRETHIDDPAQITATALADPNSPCGATLARFCAILGAVAGDIALTTGARGGVYIAGGIVPRILPFIKASPFRQRFERKGRFKEYMQDIPTKVIMHKHAALLGAARVAFAQSEG, via the coding sequence ATGAATGACAAGACCCTTCTCGTCGGCGATGTCGGCGGCACGAACGCCCGGTTCGCCGTAGCCCGAATGGTGGACGGCAAGCCCGTGCTAGACCACCACGAGAGCTTCCCGGCCGAGACCTATCCGACCTTCCTCGAAGGCGTCGCCGCCTTCATCGACGGCTGCGAGGTCAAGCCGACGGGCGGCGTGATCGCCGTCGCCGGCCCGGTCACGGACGGCGCCATCGACCTGACCAACTCGCCCTGGCAGGTGTCGGAGGCGGAGCTTCAGACCCTGGGCCTGAAGCCCGTCAAGCTGATCAACGACTTCGAGGCCCTGGCCTGGGGCGCGCCCATCGTGCCGGAAGATCAGTTGGAAAGCCTGGGCGGCCCGGTCGACGGCGATCCGCACTGCACCGTCGCGGTGCTCGGCCCTGGCACCGGCTTCGGGGTCTCGGCCCTGGTGCGGGATGCGGCCGGCAAGGAAATGGCCATGCCGTCCGAGGGCGGGCACGCCTGCTTCCCCCCCGGCGATCCGGTCGAGGACGAAATCCTGCGCATCCTGCGTCGCCGCTATGACCGGGTGTCGATCGAGCGCCTGATCTGTGGGCCGGGCCTGCTGAACATGCACCGGGCCCTGGCCGAGATCGACGGACGCGAGACCCACATCGACGATCCGGCTCAGATCACTGCAACGGCCCTGGCCGATCCGAACAGCCCGTGCGGCGCGACCCTGGCCCGCTTTTGCGCCATCTTGGGCGCGGTCGCCGGCGACATCGCCCTGACCACCGGCGCGCGCGGCGGCGTCTATATCGCCGGCGGCATCGTTCCGCGCATCCTGCCCTTCATCAAGGCCAGTCCCTTCCGTCAGCGGTTCGAGCGAAAGGGCCGGTTCAAGGAGTATATGCAGGACATTCCGACCAAGGTGATCATGCATAAACACGCCGCCCTGCTGGGCGCTGCGCGGGTCGCCTTCGCCCAGTCGGAGGGCTGA
- the hisA gene encoding 1-(5-phosphoribosyl)-5-[(5-phosphoribosylamino)methylideneamino]imidazole-4-carboxamide isomerase: MLIYPAIDLKDGVCVRLMHGDFAQVTHYDQQPAARLTTFAAEGAEWIHIVDLDGAEAGEARQHALIGELAQAIDVKVQSGGGVRSADDVKKLLDAGVSRVVVGSLAVTQPETVANWLETFGVERITLALDVKIEDGVPVPALKGWTQSSGMTLWEALDRYPKGTAKHLLVTDVGRDGALTGPNLDLLAEIRSRRPDLVLQASGGVSSLDDIAAVKALGCHGAIVGRALYENCFTLPEAIAAAKRS, from the coding sequence ATGCTGATCTACCCCGCCATCGACCTAAAGGACGGCGTCTGCGTGCGCCTGATGCACGGCGATTTCGCCCAGGTGACGCATTACGACCAGCAGCCAGCCGCCCGCCTGACGACCTTCGCGGCCGAGGGCGCGGAGTGGATTCACATCGTCGATCTGGACGGAGCCGAGGCGGGCGAGGCGCGCCAGCACGCCCTGATCGGCGAACTGGCCCAGGCCATCGACGTCAAGGTCCAGTCGGGCGGCGGCGTGCGCAGCGCCGACGATGTGAAAAAGCTACTGGACGCCGGCGTGTCGCGCGTCGTCGTAGGCTCCTTGGCGGTGACCCAACCTGAGACGGTGGCCAACTGGCTGGAAACCTTCGGCGTCGAGCGCATCACCCTGGCCCTGGACGTCAAGATCGAGGACGGCGTGCCGGTCCCGGCGCTCAAGGGCTGGACCCAGTCCTCGGGCATGACGCTTTGGGAGGCGCTGGATCGGTATCCCAAGGGGACGGCCAAACACCTGCTGGTGACCGATGTCGGTCGCGACGGCGCCCTGACCGGGCCGAACCTGGATCTGCTGGCCGAAATCCGCAGCCGTCGGCCGGATTTGGTGTTGCAGGCCTCAGGCGGCGTTTCCTCGCTGGACGATATCGCTGCGGTCAAGGCGCTGGGCTGTCACGGGGCCATCGTCGGACGCGCGCTCTACGAGAACTGCTTCACCCTGCCCGAGGCGATCGCGGCGGCCAAACGCTCGTGA